The DNA region CACCAACCTGAGCATGGGCGGAAGCGCAGGTAAGATCGCGCTTGTTCAGGGCACAGCTGCCGTAACCTCCACCGATGCCAGCATCGTAGATGCCGTCGCCTGGGGATCGGTGACCTCCCCGTACGAAGGAACGTACAGCACTGCCCCTACCGTTGCCCAGGCACTGTTCCGCCTGCGGAACGGCTGCCAGGACACCAACAGCAATGCAAGTGACCTGACCATTCAGGCCACGGCGCCGCGTAACAAGAGCACGCCCGTCAACGTCTGCGCGACCCCCTGAACTCTCTGCACTCAAGACCGCCCTCAAAGGAGGGCGGTTTTTCTGTTCTTACGCGTTGGGTGATGTGCTTGGGATCGAGACTGATGGTCAGGCTGGTAAAAACTAGAAGACGAACTGCTGTAACAGGGACGTTGAGAGCGGGAACTTGCCGATTTTCAGGATGTAATGCCGCCTGCTGGACCAAGCTGACGCTCCACTTCGTCCAGCAGGCCTTCCCGACCCGTTCCCCTAATGTGCAGATGACGAATCACTGGGCTGATGGCATGTGCAGTGGCATGCTGGCCGGTAAGCGTGAGGGGCAGGCCGCTGGCCTCCCAGACAAGTCGAGCAACATGCGCGGCAGGGATTTCTATAGGCTGGCCCAGGAACAGAAGGGCCTCCAGAGCTGCGGGTTCCCGGGTGCGACTGAGGCTCAGGAGGTGTTTCCCATACACGTCCGTGCCCTGGGTGTGTGGCAGCAACTGCGGGGCGAACCGTTCCAGGCTGTCGCGGTAGGCGCGCAGCCAGCGGTCGAGGCCGTGCACACGGCGGGTTCCGGGGTGTAGCCAGGTCTGGTCCTCGGCGAGGATGGTGTAGCCGAGGCCGGCGAGGCGCAGGGCGGCGGTGCTTTTGCCGGCGCCGCTGGGCCCGGTGATGCTGACGGCGCGGCCATTCAGGGCGGCGGTGCTGGCGTGCAGGGGGAGCCAGCCGCGGGCGCGGTGCAGTTCGGAGAAAAGGAGCAGCGCGGTGAGTTCGGAAAGCTCCGGGGTGCGGAGGGTGAGGGTGGCGTGGCCGGGGGTGAGGTGCAGGAGGGCTGGGCCGATCTGCACCTGATCCTTGGTGGTGTGCAGGGCCGTGGTGGCGTTGGAGACGGTGACGGTCCGTTCGGGAGCGGTGAGATCGGGGAAGTCGGCCACCTGCACCGTGACGGGGTATGGGGATGGCGTGCCGGAATGGGTTTCCCAGCGGTCGCGCAGAGCGGCCTCCAAGTGATCTGGCAGTATGCCGGTGTCGAGGGTGAGGTCCAGGGAAGTCCAGGTGCTCACGACCGGGTGATCAGGTGCCGGGCTTCCAGACTGGTCAGCAGGGCGTGGACGTCCGCCTGGGCCTGCTCATGGGGGAGGCCGTACTCGCCTTCGAGTAGGGCGGTCAGGTCGTTTTCGGGGGCGGGGAGGGCCTGCCAGAGGAGGCGGCCGGTGTCGTTGAGGCTGAACATCTCGCTGCTGGCCGGGTCGAGCAGCACGAGTTCGTCGCCGAGGTCGGTGACGAGGACATCAGGAACGGCGGACCACATGCGGTCAGGGTAGCGTCCCGGCGTCAGGCAGGCGTGCCCGCAGGGTGCCTATGAGTTCGGCGGGCGTGGCGTGGGCGGTGTCCAGGCGCAGGACGGGTGCGGTCCACGGTTCGTAGTGGTGTGCGGCGGCCTGCACGTCGGCCCAGGTGGGCGGGGCCCAGCGGCCCGCGTGGGTGTCGGGGGCGGTGTGGCGGGTTTCGACGCGGCGGCGGTGTTCGGCCGGGTCGGTGCAGGTGACTTCCACGTTCACGAGGGTCGCGCCGGCCCGGGCGGCCACGTCGGCCCAGGCTTCACGGGTGGCGGTGACTGGGTTGACGAGGTCCACGATGACGGGGAGGCCCGCGCTGAGCTGGTCGGCGGCGACGGCGTACAGGGCGGCGTAGCCTTCCACGGTCACGCGGTCCAGGCCGGCGTTCAGCAGGGCGGCTTCCACGCTGTCCACGCGCAGGTGGGCGGCGCGCAGGTCCCGGGCGAGGGCGCGGGCCAGGGTGCTTTTGCCGGTGCCGGGCAGGCCGGAGAGGACGATCAGCATGCGTGCAGGCTACGGCGCCGGGCGGGGTAGGTGACCGTCTAGACCTCTGGGCGGAACGGCTGAACAAGGACCCCTGTATAGGTATGCATGGGCGGGTACGGTGGGACTCATCGCCCGCAGCAGACGGGCGGGGTGCGTGTCGTCTGGGGGTGCAGGGATGAAGCATGATCACAAGCGGGCCGCCCCGAACGACGGGCCGCCCATCACCGCGAACACCATGAACACCGAGCTGGCGCAGGCCGCGGCCGCCGGGCTGTACTCCGGCGCGGAGCATGACGCCTGCGGCGTGGGCATGGTCGCCCACATCCGGGGCGTGAAGTCGCACGGGATCGTCGCGCAGGGCCTGAAGATCCTGGAGAATCTGGACCACCGGGGCGCGGTGGGCGCCGATCCGCTGATGGGCGACGGGGCCGGCATCCTTATTCAGATTCCGCACGAGTTCTATGCAGCGCAGATGCGCGCTCAGGGCGTGGAACTGCCACCCCCCGGGGATTACGGCGTGGGCATGATCTTCCTGCCGAAGGAGATCGCGTCCCGCCGCGCGTGCGAGCAGGAACTGGAACGCGCCACTCGCGCCGAAGGGCAGGTTGTGCTGGGCTGGCGAGACGTGCCGGTGAACCGTGACATGCCCATGAGCCCGGCCGTGCGCGAGAAGGAGCCGGTGATCCGGCAGATCTTCATCGGGGCCGGGCCGGACACGCTGGTGCCGGACGCGCTGGAACGCAAGCTGTACGTGATCCGCCGCCGCGCCAGCAACGCGATTCTCGCGCTGAACTTCACGCACGGTGCCGAGTACTACGTGCCCAGCATGTCGTGCCGCACGGTGATCTACAAGGGCCTGCTGCTGGCCACGCAGGTCGGCGAGTATTACCTGGACCTGCAGGACGACCGGGTGGTGTCGGCGCTGGCGCTGGTGCACCAGCGCTTCTCCACGAACACCTTCCCGGAGTGGCGCCTGGCGCACCCGTACCGGATGGTGGCCCACAACGGCGAGATCAACACCGTGAAGGGCAACTTCAACTGGATGCGCGCCCGCGAGGGCGTGATGCACTCGCCGGTGCTGGGCGACGACCTGAAAAAGCTCTACCCCATCTCCTTCGAGGGCGAGAGCGACACCGCCACCTTCGACAACGCGCTGGAACTGCTGACGCTGGCCGGGTACCCGATGGCGCAGGCGGCCATGATGATGATCCCGGAAGCCTGGGAGGGCAACACCCTGCTGGACGACCGGCGCCGGGCGTTCTACGAATACCACGCCAGCATGATGGAGCCCTGGGACGGCCCGGCCGCGATGGTGTTCACGGACGGCCGGCAGATCGCCGCGACCCTGGACCGCAACGGCCTGCGTCCCGCGCGGTACGTGCTCACCCGGGACGACCTGGTGGTGCTGGCGTCCGAGGTGGGCGTGCTGCCCGTGCCGGAGTCGCGCATCGTGAAGAAGTGGCGGCTACAGCCCGGAAAGATGTTCCTGATTGACCTGGAGCAGGGCCGGATCATCGAGGACGACGAGCTGAAGATGCAGTTCGCGTCCGCCAAGCCCTACCGGCAGTGGGTGGAGAACACGAAGTTCCGCCTGGACGACAGCGACGAGACCGGCACGGTCGGCGAGTTCGACGAGCCGCTGCTGAGGCGCCAGCAGGCTTTCGGGTACACGCAGGAAGACCTGAAGTTCCTGATGGGCCCCATGGCCAAGACCGGCGAGGAAGGCATCGGCAGCATGGGCAACGACAGCCCCCTGGCGGTGCTGTCCGAGCGCACGAAGCCGCTGTTCCATTACTTCCGGCAGCTGTTCGCGCAGGTCACCAACCCGCCCATCGACCCCATCCGCGAGTCGGTGGTGATGAGCCTGGTGTCGTACGTGGGCCCGCGTCCGAACCTGCTGGACGTGAACGCCGTGAACCCCCAGATGCGCCTGGAGGTCGAGCAGCCCATCCTGGACTTCGACGACATGGCCCGCGTGCGCGCCATCAGCGAGCACACCCGCGGCAAGTTCCGCGCCTTCGACCTGGACATCACGTACCCCGCCGAGTGGGGCGCGCGCGGCATCGAGGCGAAACTGGCGACCGTGAACGCCTGGGCGGTGGACGCCATCGAGAACGGGCACAACATCATCGTGATCAGCGACCGCCGCGTGAACGCGGAGCGGGTCGCGATTCCCAGCCTGCTGGCCCTGAGCAGCATCCACCACCACCTCGTGAAGAAGGGCCTGCGCATGCGCGCTGGCCTGATCGTGGAAACCGGCGACGCCCGCGAGGTGCATCACTTCGCGGCGCTGGCCGGGTACGGCGCCGAGGCCATTCACCCGTACCTCGCGCTGGAAACGCTGGTCAGCCTGCACCGCCCGGTGCCGGGCCTGCCGGAACTCGCGGAGGTCACGCCGGAGAAGGCGGTCGCGAACTACATCAAGGCGGTCGGCAAGGGCCTGAGCAAGATCATGTCCAAGATGGGCGTGAGCACGTACATGAGTTACTGCGGCGCGCAGCTGTTCGAGGCGGTGGGTCTGCAATCCGAATTCGTGAACAAGTACTTCTACGGCACGTCCAGCCAGGTGGGCGGCATCGGCGTGTTCGAGGTGGCCGAAGAGGCCCTGCGCATGCACGCCGCCGCCTTCCGTGACCCTGACCAGGTGCCAGGCAACCCGGCGCGGGGCGACCTGGACGCCGGCGGCGAGTACGCCTGGCGGGCCGGCGGCGAGGAGCACCTGTGGACGCCGGACGCCATCGCGAAACTGCAGCACAGTGCGCGCAGCGGTTCGTACGCCACGTACGAGGAGTACGCCCGGATCATCAACGACCAGAGCCGGCGGCACATGACCCTGCGCGGGCTGTTCACCCTGAACACCGCCGGGCTCACGCCCGTGCCGCTGGACGAGGTGGAGAGCGCCGCGGAGATCGTGAAGCGCTTTGCGACCGGCGCCATGAGCCTGGGCAGCATCTCCACCGAGGCGCACACGTCCCTGGCGATCGCCATGAACCGCATCGGCGGCAAATCCAACACCGGCGAGGGCGGCGAGGACCCCGCGCGGTACGAACGGGAACTGCGCGGCGAGGCCATCGGGGCGGGGGAGAGTCTCACTTCGGTGCTCGGGCAGGGGCCGGACGGCACGCGGCGCGTGGAGGTGGACTTCCCGCTGGAACCCGGCGACAGCCTGCGCAGCCGGATCAAGCAGGTGGCGTCCGGCCGCTTCGGGGTGACCACCAATTACCTCGTCAGCGCCGACCAGATCCAGATCAAGATGGCGCAGGGCGCCAAGCCCGGGGAGGGCGGGCAGCTGCCCGGCGGGAAGGTCAGCGAGTACATCGGGTTCCTGCGGCACAGCGTGCCCGGCGTGGGCCTGATCTCCCCGCCGCCGCACCACGACATCTACAGCATCGAGGACCTCGCGCAGCTGATCCACGACCTGAAGAACGTCAACCCGCGTGCGGACATCAGCGTGAAGCTCGTGTCGGAAGTCGGGGTGGGCACCATCGCGGCCGGCGTGGCGAAGGCCAAGGCCGACCACATCGTGATCGCCGGGCATGACGGCGGCACGGGTGCGAGCCCCTGGAGCAGCATCAAGCACGCCGGCACGCCCTGGGAACTGGGCCTGGCGGAAACGCAGCAGACCCTGGTCCTGAACAGATTGCGTGACCGGGTGCGCGTGCAGACCGACGGGCAGCTCAAGACCGGCTGGGACGTCATGGTGGCCGCGCTGCTGGGCGCCGAGGAGTTCGGGTTCGCGACCGCGCCGCTGGTCACGCAGGGCTGCATCATGATGCGCAAATGCCACCTGAACACCTGCCCGGTCGGGGTGGCGACCCAGGACCCCGCCCTGCGCGCGCGCTTCACGGGCCGGCCCGAGCACCTGATCAACTACCTGTTCTTCGTCGCGGAGGAGGTGCGCGGGTACATGGCGCAGCTCGGCATCCGGCGCTTCGACAACCTGATCGGCCGCAGCGACCTGCTGGACACCCGCGCCGGCATCGAGCACTGGAAGGCGAGCGGGCTGGACTTCAGCCGCGTGTTCTACCGCCCGGACGCCGGGGACGCCGCGCCCCGCCAGATGGTCACGCAGGACCACGGCCTGGACCGCGCGCTGGACCTGAGCCTGATCGAGAAGTGCCGCCCCGCCATCGAACGCGGCGAGAAGGTGCACTTCCTGCAGGACGTCCGCAACGTGAACCGCACCGTGGGCGCGATGCTGAGCGGCGAACTGATCCGCGCCCGCCCGCAGGGCCTCCCGGACGGCACCGTGCACATCCAGATGGAAGGCAACGGCGGGCAGAGCTTCGGCGCGTTCCTCGCCCCGGGCCTCACGCTGTACCTGATCGGGGACGCCAACGACTACACTGGCAAGGGCCTCAGTGGCGGAAGAATCGTGGTGCGCCCCACCATCGAATTCCGCGGCAAGGCTGAGGAGAACATCATCGTCGGGAACACCTGCCTGTACGGCGCCACCGCCGGCGAGGCGTACTTCCGCGGCGTGGCCGGCGAACGCTTCGCGGTGCGCCTGTCCGGCGCGAAAGCCGTGGTGGAAGGCACCGGCGACCACGGCTGCGAGTACATGACCGGCGGGACCGTGGTCGTCCTGGGCCGCACCGGAAGGAACTTCGCGGCCGGCATGAGCGGCGGCGTGGCCTTCGTGTACGACGAGGACGGCACCTTCGCGCAGCGCTGCAATCAGAGCATGGTCAGCCTGGAACGCGTGCTGCCCGACGACGAACAGATGCAGGCCGCCCACCCCCGCACCCTGCACTTCGGGCAGAGCGACGAGGCGCACCTGCGCGGCCTGATCGAGGAACACCACCGCTACACCGGCAGCGCCCGCGCCGCGTACCTGCTGGACCACTGGGACGCCGCCCTGAAGCACTTCGTGAAGGTCATGCCCCACGAGTACCAGCGCGCCCTGCGCGGCCGCGCCCGCACGCCCGACGCCCCCGGCCAGCCGGCCGGTCAGGGCACCCTCACCCCCTGAGTCACGCACGGAGAGAGCAATGAGCAAGATCACCGGTTTCCTGGAGCAGCCGCGCGTGAAGGAGGCGTACGCCCCGCCCGCCGCCCGGTTGAAACACTACCGCGAGTTCGTCACGCCGCTGGACGCCCCGCAGGCCCGCCGGCAGGCGACCCGCTGCATGGACTGCGGGATTCCGTTCTGCAACAACGGCTGCCCGGTGAACAACATCATCCCGGACTTCAACAACCTCGTGTACCAGGACGACTGGCGCGCGGCGCTGGACGTGCTGCACCGCACGAACAACTTCCCGGAGTTCACGGGCCGCATCTGCCCCGCGCCGTGCGAGGCGGCCTGCGTGCTGAACATCGACGGTGACCCGGTGGGCATCAAGAGCATCGAGCTCGCCATCATCGAGCGCGGCTGGCAGGAAGGCTGGGTGGCGCCGCAGCCCCCGGCCGTGAAGACCGGGAAGCGCGTGGCCGTGGTGGGCAGCGGTCCGGCCGGTTTGAGCGCCGCGCAGCAGCTTGCCCGCGCCGGGCACGACGTCACGGTGTTCGAGAAGAACGACCGCGTGGGTGGCCTGCTGCGTTACGGCATCCCGGACTTCAAGCTGGAAAAGGCGCATATCGACCGCCGGGTGGCGCAGCTGGAGGCCGAGGGCGTCACCTTCCGCACGGGCGTGCTGGTGGGCGCCTGGGACGAGAAGAGCCGCGTCACGAACCTCAGCCGCGAGACCGTGACGCCGGACGCCCTGCGCGCCGAGTTCGACGCGGTGCTGCTGGCCGGCGGCGCCGAGGTGCCGCGCGACCTG from Deinococcus ficus includes:
- a CDS encoding PqqD family protein — protein: MWSAVPDVLVTDLGDELVLLDPASSEMFSLNDTGRLLWQALPAPENDLTALLEGEYGLPHEQAQADVHALLTSLEARHLITRS
- a CDS encoding AAA family ATPase translates to MLIVLSGLPGTGKSTLARALARDLRAAHLRVDSVEAALLNAGLDRVTVEGYAALYAVAADQLSAGLPVIVDLVNPVTATREAWADVAARAGATLVNVEVTCTDPAEHRRRVETRHTAPDTHAGRWAPPTWADVQAAAHHYEPWTAPVLRLDTAHATPAELIGTLRARLPDAGTLP
- a CDS encoding glutamate synthase-related protein, producing MNTELAQAAAAGLYSGAEHDACGVGMVAHIRGVKSHGIVAQGLKILENLDHRGAVGADPLMGDGAGILIQIPHEFYAAQMRAQGVELPPPGDYGVGMIFLPKEIASRRACEQELERATRAEGQVVLGWRDVPVNRDMPMSPAVREKEPVIRQIFIGAGPDTLVPDALERKLYVIRRRASNAILALNFTHGAEYYVPSMSCRTVIYKGLLLATQVGEYYLDLQDDRVVSALALVHQRFSTNTFPEWRLAHPYRMVAHNGEINTVKGNFNWMRAREGVMHSPVLGDDLKKLYPISFEGESDTATFDNALELLTLAGYPMAQAAMMMIPEAWEGNTLLDDRRRAFYEYHASMMEPWDGPAAMVFTDGRQIAATLDRNGLRPARYVLTRDDLVVLASEVGVLPVPESRIVKKWRLQPGKMFLIDLEQGRIIEDDELKMQFASAKPYRQWVENTKFRLDDSDETGTVGEFDEPLLRRQQAFGYTQEDLKFLMGPMAKTGEEGIGSMGNDSPLAVLSERTKPLFHYFRQLFAQVTNPPIDPIRESVVMSLVSYVGPRPNLLDVNAVNPQMRLEVEQPILDFDDMARVRAISEHTRGKFRAFDLDITYPAEWGARGIEAKLATVNAWAVDAIENGHNIIVISDRRVNAERVAIPSLLALSSIHHHLVKKGLRMRAGLIVETGDAREVHHFAALAGYGAEAIHPYLALETLVSLHRPVPGLPELAEVTPEKAVANYIKAVGKGLSKIMSKMGVSTYMSYCGAQLFEAVGLQSEFVNKYFYGTSSQVGGIGVFEVAEEALRMHAAAFRDPDQVPGNPARGDLDAGGEYAWRAGGEEHLWTPDAIAKLQHSARSGSYATYEEYARIINDQSRRHMTLRGLFTLNTAGLTPVPLDEVESAAEIVKRFATGAMSLGSISTEAHTSLAIAMNRIGGKSNTGEGGEDPARYERELRGEAIGAGESLTSVLGQGPDGTRRVEVDFPLEPGDSLRSRIKQVASGRFGVTTNYLVSADQIQIKMAQGAKPGEGGQLPGGKVSEYIGFLRHSVPGVGLISPPPHHDIYSIEDLAQLIHDLKNVNPRADISVKLVSEVGVGTIAAGVAKAKADHIVIAGHDGGTGASPWSSIKHAGTPWELGLAETQQTLVLNRLRDRVRVQTDGQLKTGWDVMVAALLGAEEFGFATAPLVTQGCIMMRKCHLNTCPVGVATQDPALRARFTGRPEHLINYLFFVAEEVRGYMAQLGIRRFDNLIGRSDLLDTRAGIEHWKASGLDFSRVFYRPDAGDAAPRQMVTQDHGLDRALDLSLIEKCRPAIERGEKVHFLQDVRNVNRTVGAMLSGELIRARPQGLPDGTVHIQMEGNGGQSFGAFLAPGLTLYLIGDANDYTGKGLSGGRIVVRPTIEFRGKAEENIIVGNTCLYGATAGEAYFRGVAGERFAVRLSGAKAVVEGTGDHGCEYMTGGTVVVLGRTGRNFAAGMSGGVAFVYDEDGTFAQRCNQSMVSLERVLPDDEQMQAAHPRTLHFGQSDEAHLRGLIEEHHRYTGSARAAYLLDHWDAALKHFVKVMPHEYQRALRGRARTPDAPGQPAGQGTLTP
- a CDS encoding glutamate synthase subunit beta, producing the protein MSKITGFLEQPRVKEAYAPPAARLKHYREFVTPLDAPQARRQATRCMDCGIPFCNNGCPVNNIIPDFNNLVYQDDWRAALDVLHRTNNFPEFTGRICPAPCEAACVLNIDGDPVGIKSIELAIIERGWQEGWVAPQPPAVKTGKRVAVVGSGPAGLSAAQQLARAGHDVTVFEKNDRVGGLLRYGIPDFKLEKAHIDRRVAQLEAEGVTFRTGVLVGAWDEKSRVTNLSRETVTPDALRAEFDAVLLAGGAEVPRDLPVPGRDLDGVHFAMEFLPQQNRVNAGDKLKKQLRADGKRVIVIGGGDTGSDCVGTSNRHGALSVTQFEVMPQPPEMENRPLVWPYWPLKLRTSSSHEEGAVREFAIATTAFTGKGGKVTGLKTVRMELRDGRLQEVPGSEETHEADLVLLAMGFTNPMGPVLDAFGVQKDARGNAQASTDEDGGYATSVDGVFTAGDMRRGQSLVVWAIREGRQAARSIDTFLMGRSSLPR